One genomic segment of Sebastes fasciatus isolate fSebFas1 chromosome 17, fSebFas1.pri, whole genome shotgun sequence includes these proteins:
- the LOC141754893 gene encoding uncharacterized protein LOC141754893, with translation MEMKEEEEEERLARIPPPPFLPPLYQIWAGTIQQITKNFSRSTRTPADHQELQQITKNFSRSPRTPADHQELQQINKNSSRSTRTPADHQELQQITKNSSISTRTPSDQQELQQITKNSPDLLIGGGSSSYCDVFRQVCRQVVAGLVNSRGGDPLVVFCSNLDLIIRRVLPDPPWFFGPGPVRFDVLLDVLLFLVSLWAAVAETLICSVTSKPEGRRQEPSEPIRAHNL, from the exons CCCGCCTCTCTACCAGATCTGGGCCGGTACAATCCAGCAGATCACCAAGAACTTCAGCAGATCAACAAGAACTCCAGCAGATCACCAAGAACTTCAGCAGATCACCAAGAACTTCAGCAGATCACCAAGAACTCCAGCAGATCACCAAGAACTTCAGCAGATCAACAAGAACTCCAGCAGATCAACAAGAACTCCAGCAGATCACCAAGAACTTCAGCAGATCACCAAGAACTCCAGCATATCAACAAGAACTCCATCAGATCAACAAGAACTCCAGCAGATTACCAAGAACTCCCCAGACTTGCTGATCGGCGGAGGATCCAGCAGTTACTGTGATGTTTTCCGTCAGGTGTGCAGACAAGTTGTTGCCGGGTTGGTCAACAG TAGAGGCGGTGATCCGTTGGTGGTGTTCTGCTCTAATCTGGATCTGATTATCAGACGGGTTCTCCCGGATCCTCCATGGTTCTTTGGGCCTGGGCCGGTCAGGTTTGATGTTCTGTTGGATGTTCTTCTGTTTCTTGTTTCTCTCTGGGCGGCGGTAGCAGAGACTCTGATCTGCTCCGTCACCTCAAAACCTGAGGGGCGGCGCCAAGAGCCctctgagccaatcagagctcatAATCTCTGA